The Acinetobacter lwoffii genomic sequence AATTTCATCTTATTCATTTTTATATATTTTAATTTGGGAAGGCTGCATGCCGCATGATAACGAAAAAGAATCACGTACCCTGATTCAGGAGGCTCTTCAAGATCCGCTTATTCGTATTCCTGCGCCTCTAAAACCGGCCTACTATGCCCATCAAAAGAAGCTCACTTTAAAATACCTATTACAGGTTAATTTATTCGCACAGTTGGCTTATGCCTCTTATACCATCGCCGATATTCTGGTGCTGAATGACATTCTCAAGTTACTCATTTTGACCAAAATCAGCTATACCATTCTGATCGTACTGATCACGATCTGGATGTATCACTCTTATCGCAATTTACCTGTGTTTGATTTACTCTTGCCTACCTCAATTATTGGCGCAAGTGCCATCTGGTTTTTTAATCTAAACCAGTCTGAAAGTGCTTATACCCTCATTTATCAATATGCCTCCTTGGTCTTTATTGTGTTGGCCAATTTATGTGTGCAGATCCGGTTCTGGCCGTCTTTGATTACTTCGAATCTGATTACCCTGATAATTTACATCGGCGTATATTTCAATACTCGGTCTGACCTGTACCAGATGTTTTTATTTTCCCTGATTTATCTGCCGGTATTGACCTTCAGTCTTTATATTAGTTGGAGCTCAACCTTAAAATCACGCATGGTATTCTTGCAGCATACCCTGAATGAATATAACCGGCAGGCCTTTGAAAATATGGCCCATACCGATTCCCTCACCGGCCTGAATAACCGTCGCTGTTTTGAATATCTCGCGCAACAACTGGTACAACAGAATTTTGATCAACCGGTACCTATGAGTTTACTGGTATTTGATGTGGATCATTTTAAGCAGATTAATGATCGTTATGGTCATGATATCGGAGATCAGGTCTTACAGACGATTGCCCTGAGCACACGCAGTGAAATGCGACAGCATGATATTTTGGCACGCTATGGCGGTGAAGAATTTATTGCATTTTTACCCGAAACCTCTCTGGATGAAGCG encodes the following:
- a CDS encoding GGDEF domain-containing protein; its protein translation is MPHDNEKESRTLIQEALQDPLIRIPAPLKPAYYAHQKKLTLKYLLQVNLFAQLAYASYTIADILVLNDILKLLILTKISYTILIVLITIWMYHSYRNLPVFDLLLPTSIIGASAIWFFNLNQSESAYTLIYQYASLVFIVLANLCVQIRFWPSLITSNLITLIIYIGVYFNTRSDLYQMFLFSLIYLPVLTFSLYISWSSTLKSRMVFLQHTLNEYNRQAFENMAHTDSLTGLNNRRCFEYLAQQLVQQNFDQPVPMSLLVFDVDHFKQINDRYGHDIGDQVLQTIALSTRSEMRQHDILARYGGEEFIAFLPETSLDEALKVAERLRHNIENIVIDLDSQHRFSFSISIGAAILESCETDLMTLIKQADIALYQAKANGRNRVEAYDPDLEQSLAGELQNWQVKPA